AAAACGAAGCTTGGCATTTTTATGACCAACGTGGGAAAAAATAACAACCACCTCTTGGTCTGAGGGAATTTCCAAAAGATAATAACCATTTAAATCGGAAATAGTTCCCTGGTCTTCATATGTTACGTTTACACCGGCAAGCGGTGTGTTATTTTCATCCAGAATGACTCCTCGTACGGTTGCCTTTTGGGCAAATACAACGGTTGCGAAAAAAAAGAAAAGGAGTGTAAGCGGTAGTTTAATTGTTTTCAAAAGCAAGGGTTAGGGTTGTTTTCTGAAAAATTTTGCTTCAAATGTAGCACTATTTCCCACATTATCTATTACAATAACTTTCAAATTATTTTCTGTTTCTAGATTTACGTTATCATTGAAATTATAAGTTAGAACGTCTTTTTTGTAATCATATTCCATCAAAATGAATTTTTCATTGATAGTAGCCCGATAGGAACTAATTCCGCTAAGATCGTCCGTAATTTTTAGCTGTAGAAAATTTTGGTTGCTGATCCATTTTCCATCTGAAAAATTTACGGGTTTTATAGTGGGTGCATTTGTGTCTGAAGCAATAGTATAGCTTCCAAAGGTGCGTGTTTTGGCGGTAAGCTTATCCCCATTTCGGGTGGTGGAAGTATAGTAGGGCTGTCCGCGATAGTTAAGCCTTCCTATATAAAGCTTATCGCGGTCAGCTTCATTGTATGATGAAATATCGGCCGTAATTGAAATATTGCTGTGGATTGGAATTAAATCTTCGTGAAATTTCAGAACGTCACCTTCGTCTTTAATATTCAAATAAGTGTCTTCATATAAGCTATTTGCCGGAATGTAAATACTCCATTTGCCTTTTGTGATTGATGTTGCATGGTCTGCATAAATGAAATCATCGGTTTTCTCAATGTTTTTAGGCTCTAAAATTTCAAGCTTTGCACCTTCAATAGGTACTGAAATATACATACGATTGCCATTAAAATCATTGACCTCAATAGTGTAAATGGATTGAAGGCTATCTTGAACTGTTATGTATCCATTTTCGTCTTCCTCTATAATTATGCTCAGCGGATTGTTGGTTTCGCGGAAGAGCTTTTGTACCATACTTTTGTTGGTTTCATAATAATTATAATCTGTATACCGGTTTAAATATCGCGTTTCCGAAAAGGAAAATTTATCAAAAAGCACCTTAAATTTTTCGGTTCCGTTAAAACGGGTCTCAATGCTATATGCGCCATTTTTATTTGAAGCGCCATCTTGCTGGTCATAGGTAGTAATTCCGAAGCCAATCTTCCCAAAAGCCTTAATGTCCTCTGTTTTGTAATTGCCGTCCTTTTGTTTTATCATCCGCAATTTGGTGCGGTTTTGACCTTGGTTAACGTGTGCATCTTCCCCAATGGGATAAGCGAATATTGCGCTTACAATAGGTTTTTTTGAATCTGGAATTTCTATACCAAAGAGCAATGGGTTCATGGGGCGTTGTGAAGAATCCCTGATTTCGAAATGAAGGTGTGGGCCGCCGCTACCGCCGGTATTGCCAGTGTAAGCGATTAGATCTCCTTTTTTTACGGGTAACAAGCTTTGATCAGGAAAGAGTTCTAGTTCAAACGTTTCTTTGTTATACTGGGTATCTTTCACATACTTTTCAATATCGCCGGCAAAGCTCCGCAAATGTCCATAAACAGTGGTGTACCCATTGGGGTGAAGAATATAGAGCGCTTTTCCGTAACCGTAATGCTGCACATTTATTCGGCTCACGTAACCATCTGCTGGGGCATATACCGGCAGCCCTTCACGTTGTTCGGTTTTAAGGTCTAGACCACTGTGGAAATGGTTGGCGCGCATTTCGCCAAAATTTCCGGCTAGGACTAAATTTATGTCCAAAGGGTTGGAAAAATAATCTGTAGGAATACCGTTCTGTCCGTAAGCAACCGCGCCAAAAAGCAGTAGCATTGATAAAATTTTCTTCATAGTGTAAAAATAAGAATACGCTATAATTAAAAGGGGAGAGAATTGGTTTATTGTATCTATTTTTCAATAATACAAAAAATAATGGAAAACTGTTTGCTTATTAACGATGGTATGCTAACTTTGTGAAAGAAGTATTGAACACAGATTTTAATGAGTAATCTTTCTGAAATAGTTGATTCTCTTGAAAATAGAATTGGCGAGCTGCTCAAAAGGCACGAAAAATTAAACAAGGCCAATGTAGCGCTAGAAGAAGAACTCAAAATTTTACAGTCTAAACAGCAACAATTTGAAGAAGAAATTGAAACTTGGACCGAAAAAT
The Aequorivita iocasae genome window above contains:
- a CDS encoding M23 family metallopeptidase yields the protein MKKILSMLLLFGAVAYGQNGIPTDYFSNPLDINLVLAGNFGEMRANHFHSGLDLKTEQREGLPVYAPADGYVSRINVQHYGYGKALYILHPNGYTTVYGHLRSFAGDIEKYVKDTQYNKETFELELFPDQSLLPVKKGDLIAYTGNTGGSGGPHLHFEIRDSSQRPMNPLLFGIEIPDSKKPIVSAIFAYPIGEDAHVNQGQNRTKLRMIKQKDGNYKTEDIKAFGKIGFGITTYDQQDGASNKNGAYSIETRFNGTEKFKVLFDKFSFSETRYLNRYTDYNYYETNKSMVQKLFRETNNPLSIIIEEDENGYITVQDSLQSIYTIEVNDFNGNRMYISVPIEGAKLEILEPKNIEKTDDFIYADHATSITKGKWSIYIPANSLYEDTYLNIKDEGDVLKFHEDLIPIHSNISITADISSYNEADRDKLYIGRLNYRGQPYYTSTTRNGDKLTAKTRTFGSYTIASDTNAPTIKPVNFSDGKWISNQNFLQLKITDDLSGISSYRATINEKFILMEYDYKKDVLTYNFNDNVNLETENNLKVIVIDNVGNSATFEAKFFRKQP